CCCACGCCGATGAGGGGCACCGCGCGGCCGCCCAGGAACTGGCCCATGCGAATGAGGGTGAGCGTGGCGGCCACGTCACCGTCCACGCGCAGGATGCGCAGGGAGGACTCAGAGAAGTTCTTGCGCACCACGGTTTCGGAGTCCGCGAGCGGCATGGCGAACGCCTGCGCGGTGATGTCCGCGATGGCGGCCAGTTCCTGCTCATCCTTCGGCGGTCCGTAGTTGTCCGTCTCCATCCCGCATCCCCTTGCTTCAAGTCAGGCGGCGCAGCATGGCGCACGGGATGGAGCGTGGGAAAGGCCGGATGGATCCGCTGTCACTTCGTGGGCTTCGGGGCCGGCGGCAGGCGTCCGTACTTCCGCAGGGCCTTCACCAGCCGCTCGGGTGGCAGGCCATGGACGCGGACGCTCTGGAAGCCGGTCATCGTGTCGGAGGCGAGCATCGAGTTGAGGATGGCCTCCTGGGTGGCCTGCACGGTGGCCTCGAAGAGAGGGGTCATCCGCTCGTTGTCGAGCATGGAGACCGGAGCGACGTGCGTGGAGCTCACGGGCTGGGTGGAGAACGCGAGGAAGATGTCGCCGGAGGCGTTCTCTCCCAGGCCGCCCAGCTTCCCAATCGCGAGCGGCACGCGCCGGGCCACGCGGTCGAGCTGGTGAGGCAGGAGCGGCGCGTCCGTGGCCACCACGACGATGATGGAGCCCATGCCTTCCGGAGGCGGCGGACCGGCGCTGGCGCGCCGCGAGCAGGGCGGCAGGTTGGCGCGGTAGGGGCCTTTGGGAGGGGCGTCTCCGAAGTAGCAGGAGCGCAGGTCGGGAATCTCCTCGCCCACGGGAGCGCCCGCGACGGAGAAGAGGCGGCGGCTGCCGTAGTTGCACTGCACGAGCACGCCGAGGGTGTAGCCGCCCTGCTCCGCCGGGAGCTTGCGGGAGGCCGTGCCGATGCCGCCCTTGAAGCCATGGCAGATCATGCCCGTGCCGCCGCCCACGGAGCCTTCCGTAACGGGGCCGGGGCGTGCGGCGTCGAGCGCCTGCATCGCGTGCAGGGGTCGGACGTGGAAGCCATCGATGTCGTGCAGGAAGCCATCCCAGGTCTCCGCGACCACGGGCAGGCCCAGCTCCCAGGTGAGGTCGCGTTTCTGGGCCCAGGTGATGACGCCCTCGTGCACGGCGCCCACGGCGTGGGTGTCGCTGATCATCACGGGGCCGGAGAGCAGGCCGGACTCCTTCACCCAATGGGTGCCGGTCATCTCACCGCTGCCATTGAGGTCATGGGTCGCCGCGAAGACAGGCTGCGCCACGGCCTCCCGGCCCCGGGGCAGCACGGCGGTGACGCCGGTCCGCACCTGAGCGCCGGTGTTCAGCGTGACATGGCCCACTTCCACGCCCTTCACGTCGGTGATGGCATTGAGCGCACCGGGCTGGCCGCCAAAGGGGATGCCCAGGTCACTGGACCGGGGACGCGCGCTGCTTGTGATTGGCAGGACGCACAGCAGGCCCAGGAGGACGGCAGGACGAAGTTCCATGGGCCCGGGTTCTACACCTCGACGAACTTTCCTCCCACGATGCCTGTCTGTTCCAGGGCGGCCTTGAGTTCTCCATTCAAGATGATGGGCAACAGATAGCCCCAGGGTCGGAAGACGACGGCGTCACCCACCTTCGACGTGTCGATGCGCAAGCCGGAAACGACATGGTACTCCCCCACCTTGTCGGGTCGTCCATCCTCGGGTGTCCAGAGCCGTGCTTCTTCACAGGCGGCATCGTCGATGCAGCGAATCACGCGCATCACGTTGAGCAGGTAGAACGGCTCGGGCTGCCCCTGGACTTCCACTGGAAAGAGCTGCACGTCATGCGGTGCCAGCTCGCGGAATACAGACGCAATGCGCCCACTGACGATGGGCGTTCCGGCCACCGTCGTCTTGTCGAAGTCCAGTGGCTGGCCGGGCCGGGACAGCGGCACACGTAGCGGTCCGGGGTCTGTGACGGTTTTCCCGGACACGAACGCCCAGATGTCTGGAACCGGTTTCCCATCCACGTCGTTGGGCTCCCGCAGATACCAGCGGCCCGGTGCTTCAATGTCGAAGTCGAGTTCGAAGAAGTGTCGCGGCATGGTGGCTCACCCCCGGGGGTTCTTCGTAATGAGCTTCCGCAGCTTGGTCCCAGCAGTCACGAGCTCTTTCGCGATCCTCGCCAGTTCGTCAACCAATGCGGCCCGACACTGCCCGGTCTCCTGGCATCCCTGCATGACAAGCCGGAGCCGGCGAAGAACCTCTGCGTGGTACTCTCGGGGATGCGGTCCTCGGTGTCCCTGGATGCGCACCTGATTCGCAGCGTCGGAGAGTTTCATTCCGGCGGTCTGGAAGAGGTCTTCGAAGATGGGTGTCCAGGGGCCGCCCGACTGCTCCGACACCTCGTTCTTGTCCGTGCAGATGTGATGGACGTCTCCCTCCGGATCACCCTGGATCCCTCCGCCCCCGGGGCCCATGGCGACGGCCGCCACGGCGGTGGGCGCCAACGTGACGTTGAGCACTCCCGCTGACGACACGGAGATGGACCGCACTTCCCCGGCCAGCACCCGCGACAGCTGGAATCCACCCTCCACCTCCGCCCTCAACGCAGCCTGTGGGAAGCCCGGCATCCGGGGTGCCTGCGCCGCCATCGCGTTCCTGCCACCGAGCGCCGTCATCGCGACGATGACCAGCACCCGCGCCCCGTTGGCCCCCAGGACGCGTCCAAAGCGATGCCCTGCCTCCTTCAGCGCAGCCTCGTCGCTGGCATCCCGTGACTCGTCCATGAGCCGCAAGAAGGCCTGTCCCAGGTTCCACACGGGCCCCGTGCCCAGGTACGCGATGAGCGACGCCGTCAGCACCACCGCAATCAGCTTGGTGATGGGCTCCGGCGCGACCAGCATCACCATCGCGGTGCCAATCATCGCCGTGACCATGGTCCGAAGCGCGGCGGGGTCCATCAGGTCCTCCACCGCGTCCGCCACTCCCTCCCAGACCGTATCGAGCGCGAAGGAGAGCGCCATTCTCCACCGTGCCATCGGGTCCAAGGGAAAGTCGTCGCTCAAGCGGAGCTGCTGCCGGCCTCGAACGCCGTCAACGATGCCACCCGACGACGCGAGCAGGGAGCGCCGGCCCTCCTCCCGGACCGCGACATCCAGCTTCAGCTCGAGCACGAGCTGCGTGACCGCGTCCTTGAACGCCTCCTCGTCGATACGGACCGGCTTCGTCTCCGCCGGCGTATAGGCGATGGGCCTGCCCCGCCCTGTGTCGAGGTTCACCACGCGCGTCGTCGCGCAGCCCGCTGTCAGCCACAACAGCGCGGCCATTACCCAGAGCTTCATGTGCCCTCCCCGGCTCACGGATCCGATGAGACCACCCGCTCCGGCTCCAGCACCTCCCGCGTCTGCGCTCCACGCTCGATGTAGCCCGCGCCGCCTCGCAGTTCCCGTCCGTCCTCCAGCACGGCGATGAGGCTGTACGACGACTCACCTCGGACGGGGTAGCTCAGGGCCACGGTGTCTCCCTTGCCCAGGGCGCGGTAGATGACCTGGCCTCGGTCGTGCTCGATGCGCACCTCGCGCACGTCCTGGCCGGTGCGGTTCTCCACGCGCACCTCGATTCCCGCTCGCGTGGGCCCCGTGTCATGCAGCCACAGCGCCACCCCGGCGATGAGCGTCAGGACCGAACCCAGCACCATTCCTCCCAGCACCCACAGGACTCTCATGGCACTCCCTCCTCTGTGATTGCCGCGCAGGCAACCGACGCCGCCGTTCTAACAGGCGCGTCCGCCCACCCGTGCTAAGCCCGGACGTCAGGAGGAAGCACGCCCATGCGGAAACTGACCTATTACGTCGCCACCTCGCTCGACGGCTTCATCGCCTCGCCCACCGGTGCGTACGACTACTTCAGCACGGAGCAGGACTACTTCGACGCCATCGCCGCCGAGTACCCGGAGACGCTCCCCGCCGGCTACCGCGCCTTCAAGGGCATCACCGGCCCGGGCAAGCACTTCGACACCGTGCTGGAGGGCCGCAACACCTATCAGGTCGGTCTCGACGCGGGCGTCACCAACGCGTACCCGCACCTGGAACACTACGTCTTCTCCCGCACCCTCACGAAGAGCCCCGACCCCGCCGTCAACCTCTCCAGCACGCCGCTCGCCACCGTGCGCGAACTGAAGGCGCGCGACGGCCTGGGCATCTGGCTGTGCGGCGGCGGCGCGCTCGCGGCCGAGCTGCTTCCCGAAATCGATGCGCTCATCATCAAGGTCAACCCCGTCATGGTGGGCCAGGGCATCCGCCTTCTCGACGCGGGCTACGCGCCCCACCGCCTGCGCCTCACAGGCACGCGCACGCTCGACTGCGGCGTCGTCTTTCTGAGCTACGACCACCTCAAGCCCTAGCCGGGCCGGCCGCGCGTCACGCAGCCATCCGGCCCACGCATTGGACCTGAGGCCAATGCGGGACCTGGAAACCAGCGGATCCTCCACGCGGAGTGCGAGCTTCCGCCCTGCTCGGAAGCCCGGTGTGCCGGCAGGGTTGGATGGTGGATGGATCCCCCCTGTCGTTCCTCGCCGCTGCCCCCGCACCGTGCGTTACGATGGAGCGTCTATGAGAAGTCCCCTGGACGACAGCCAGCCTCCCTCGTCCGCCAGCGGTGGCGACATCGCCTATGCGTCCCCCAGCGCGGCTCGAGACATGGGTGCACAGCTGCGCCTGTTCATCGACAGCGTGAAGGACTACGCCATCCTGACGCTGGATCCAGCAGGCAACATCATGAGCTGGAACACCGGCGCCGAACGCATCAAGGGCTACCGGTCCGAGGAGATCCTCGGCCAGCACTTCAGCCGCTTCTACACCCCCGAGGACATCGCCCGCGGCAAGCCCCAGCAGGACCTGGAGGTCGTCAACCGCGAGGGCCGCCTCGAGGAGGAGGGCTGGCGCGTCCGCAAGGACCACAGCCTCTTCTGGGCCAACGTCGTCATCACCGCGATGCGCGACACCCAGGGCCAGCTCGTGGGCTACGGACAGGTGACGCGCGACTTCACCGAGCGCAAGCTCGCCCAGGAGCAGCTGCTGCAGAGCGAGGAGCGCTTCCGCCTGCTCGTCGAGCACATCCAGGACTACGCCATCTACATGCTCGACGCCGATGGCCGCGTCTCCACCTGGAACGCGGGCGCCGAGCGCTTCAAGCAGTACAAGGCCGAGGAGATCATCGGCCAGCACTTCAGCCGCTTCTTCCCCCCGGAGGACGTGGCCCGGGGCAAGCCCTGGTACGCCCTCCAGGTGGCCACCCGGGAGGGCCACTTCGAGGAGGAGGCGTGGCGCGTCCGCAAGGACGGCAGCCTCTTCTGGGCCAGCGTCGTCATCACCGCGCTGCACGACCCGTCAGGCAAGCTCCGGGGCTTCGCCAAGGTGACGCGCGACATCACCCAGCGCAAGCAGAACCAGGAGCGGCGCGAGCTGGAGATGCTCCGGGACGCCGTGCGCGCCCGCGATGAGTTCCTCTCCGTCGCCTCGCACGAGCTGAAGACGCCGCTCACCCCGCTCCAGCTGAAGCTCACGGCCCTGCTGCGCACCGTGGAGAACAACCCTTCCGCCACCCTGCCCGTGGAGCGCATCGCCCGCGACCTGGAGGTGGCCCGCCGCCAGGTGCGCAAGCTGTCGGACCTCATCGAGGACCTGCTGGACGTGTCGCGCATCAGCATGGGCCAGCTGCGGTTGGACCGGGCGCCCATGGACCTGACCTCGCTCGCGCGGGAGGTGGTGACCCGCTACGCACCCCAGTCCGCGCAGGTCGGCTGCACCGTCACGCTGGAGGCCGCCACGCCCATCATGGGCCACTGGGACCGGTCCCGGGTGGATCAGGTCATCACCAACCTGCTCACCAACGCGCTCAAGTACGGCGCGGGCAAGCCCATCCACGTCCGGGTGCGCATGGACGCCGGACTGGCCGTGCTGAGCGTGAAGGACGAAGGCATCGGCATCCCGCTCGAGGACCAGCCTCGCGTCTTCGAGCGCTTCGTGCGCGCCGTCTCCGAACGCAACTACGGCGGCCTGGGGCTGGGGCTCTTCATCACCCAGCAGATCATCGAGGCCCACGGAGGCATCGTGCAGGTGCGCAGCACCCTCGGCGAGGGCTCGACCTTCACCGTGATGCTGCCCCCGGGCCCGGACCTCACCCCGGAGCCTGACGCTCCTCCCGAGCCGTGAGGATGTAGCGGTAGGGCACCACGCGCGTCAGCTCGTGCAGCGTGGTGACCCCGGCCGCCACCTTCGCCAGCGCGTCCTCCACCAGCGTGCGGAAGCCCCGCGCCCGGGCGTGCCGGCGCAGCTGGACGCCCGGCGCCCCGGTGGCGATGAGCAGTTGCAGCTCCGGGTCCACCACCAGCAGCTCGAAGAGGCCCACGCGCCCCTTGAAGCCGGTGTGGCGGCACGCCTCGCAGCCCTGCCCTGCCCGGGGCTGCACGCCGTCCAGCAGCGGCCCCAGCAGCGCCAGCTGATCCGCTGTCGGGTGGGTGGGCGCGGAGCACTCCGGACAGATGCGCCGCACCAGCCGCTGCGCCAGCACCGCGAGCAGCGCCTCCGCGATGTCGCCATCCTCCAGCTTCAACCCGCGCAGGCGGCTCACCGCGCCAATGGCATCCGCCGTGTGCAGCGTGCCCAGCACCACGTGCCCCGTGGACGCCGCCATCAGCGCGGTGCTGCCCGTCTCCAGGTCTCGAATCTCTCCCACCAGCATCACGTTGGGGTCCTGCCGCAAGAGCGCGCGCAACAACGTCAGGTGCGGCATCTGCGGCGACACCTGCTTCTGGTTCACCTTGGGGACCACGTATTCAATGGGGTCCTCCGCGGTGATGATCTTCTTGCGCCCGTCGTTGAGCCGCGCCAGCGCCGCGTACAACGTCGTCGTCTTCCCGCTGCCCGTGGGGCCCGTCACCAGCACCAGCCCCTCCGGGTTGCCGAGCAGCCGCAGCACCGTGGCCTGCAGCTCCGGCGTCATCCCCAACTTCTCCACCGGCACCAGCCCCACCGTGGCGTCGAGCAGGCGGATGACCACGTCCTCGCCCGCGGGCGAGGGCACCACGCTCACGCGGAAGTCCACGAACTTCCGTCCGGCCTCCCCTTCGTAGAGCGCCCGCAGGCGGCCGTCCTGGGGCCGCCGCTTCTCCGCGATGTCCAGCCCCGCCATCACCTTGATGCGGCTCACCACCTCCGGCAGCGAGTCCGGGGAGATGTCCGTGTACGTCTGGTGGAGGATGCCGTCGACGCGGTAGCGCAGGTCCACGTCGTCCGTGTAGCTCTCCAGGTGGATGTCGGACGCGTTCTGCGTCACCGCCACCGCGAGCACGTGGTTCACCAGCTCCACCGCCGTGGGCCGCGAGGACAGCGCCGCGCCGGCCTTCAGCACCACGTCCACCGACGCGTGCGCTCCCGCGCCGAAGCCCACCTCCAATGCCGAGTCGATTTCGTAGCGGTTGAGCCGCACCGGGCGCACCGGCCGGCGCAGGAAGTCCGCGATGCGGTAGCGCACGGACTCATCCCCCGGGTCCAGCATCGCCACCGTCACCGGCTCCGTGTCGTTCGCCGTGTCCACCTTGCCCATCACCGCGACGCCCAGGCGGCGGCAGAAGGACTCGGGGAGCAGGCGCAGCGATTCACGGTCCAGCGTGAACTGGGGCAGTTCGGAGAACGGGGGTACGTCCGGGGGAGCCATGGCCTGCCGGCTTATCACGGCGCCCCTCGCGGCCTGACAGGGCTGCTATCCTCCCCGGCATGTCGCGGCCCCCCGCGGACCCTCCCGCCATGCCGTCGCTGCTGGTGTTCGCCGTGGCGGTGCTGCTGTTCGGCTCGCCGCTGCGCCGGCTGTGGCTGGCCGAAGGGGCTCCCGCTTCGCTTCCCTTCGTCGTGTGGCTGGGCGTCATCGCCCTGGGCGGGTGGGTGGCGCACCGGAGCCTGCGCCCATGACGTTGGGGCCAGGCCCGCTTGTCATCGCCTCCGTGGCCTACCTGGGCGTGCTGTTCCTGGTGGCCTACGCGGCGGAGCGGGGCCGCATCTCTCCGCGCATCACCCAGCACCCGCTGACGTATGCGCTGGCCCTGGGCGTGTACGCCACGTCCTGGTCCTACTTCGGCAGCGTGGGCTACGCGGCCCGCCATGGCTTCCGCTACCTGGGCATCTACCTGGGCCTCACGCTCGCGTGCCTGCTCGCCCCCGTGCTGTGGCGTCCGCTGCTGCGGCTGACGCGCGAGCTGCAGCTCACCTCGCTCGCGGACCTGCTCGCCTTCCGCTACCCCGGCCAGGTGACGGGCACGGCGGTGACGCTGTTCGCGCTGGCCGGCAGCCTGCCCTACCTGGCGCTCCAGATTCGCGCCGTCGTGGAGTCCGCGCGCCTCTTGAGCCCCGCGGCGGCCCCGGCGCTGGTGGGGCCCGGCTTCTGCGGCGTGCTCATCGTCTTCTCGCTCCTCTTCGGCGCCCGCCACCCCGCCCCGCGCGAGCGGCACGAAGGGCTGATGCTGGCCATCGCCTTCGAGTCCGGCGTGAAGCTGCTGGCGCTGCTCATCGTCGCGGGCTGGTGCGTGGTGTCCGTCTTCGGCGGCCTGGGCGGGCTCAATGACTGGCTCACCCTCCACCCCGAAGCGGTGGAGGCGCTCCAGCGTCCCGCGCGCGACGCGTCCTGGGCGCCGCTGCTGGTGCTCTCCACCATCGCCGCGTTCCTCACGCCCCGGCAGTACCACGTGGCCTTCACCGAAGCGCCCGAGCGCGACGGGCTGGCCACCGTCGCGTGGGCCTTCCCGCTGTTGATGCTGCTCATCAACGCGGCGGTGCCCGTGCTGCTGTGGTCCGGAGAGGCGCTGGGCCTGCCCTGGCCCGCGGACTTCCACGTCCTCTCCGTGCCCATCACCAAGGGCGCCCCGCTGCTGGCCCTCATCGCCTTCCTGGGCGGCGTGTCCGCGGCGAGCGCCATGGTCATCGTCACCACGCTCGCGCTCGCGCCCATGTGCCTGACGCACCTGGTGCTGCCGCTGGGCACCACGCGCGGACGGGACGACCTCTACGGGTGGCTGTTGTGGGCCCGGCGCGTGCTCATCGCCGCCATCATCCTCGCGGGCTACGGCTTCTACCGGCTGCTGAACGCGCGGGCGACGGGGCTGGTGGACCTGGGGCTCGTGTCCTTCGTGGCCACCGCGCAGTTCGCGCCGGGCGTGCTGGGGCTCCTGATGTGGCCCAAGGCCACGCGCGCGGGGCTGCTCGCGGGGCTCCTGGCGGGCGGCGCGACGTGGGCCCTCACGCTGCTGGCCCCCCTGTGGGAGCCGCCGTCACTGGTGGCCTGGACCAACCAGGTCTCCGTGAACCTGGGCTTCAGCGCGGAGGAGCCCTGGGGCTTCGCCACCTTCACCTCGCTGGCCCTCAACTCCCTGTGCTTCGTGGCGGTGTCGCTCGTCACGCGCCAGTCGGTGGAGGAGAAGGAGGCCGCGCGGGTGTGCACGCGCCAGGCGCCGGGGCTCGCGAAGGGCAGCGTGGCGGCCAGCTCCCCGGACGAGTTCCGCCGGCAGCTGGAGCCCGTGCTGGGCGCGCAGGTGGCCGCGGCGGAGGTAGACCGCGCGCGAGAGGCGCTGGAGCTGTCCCCCGACGAGCGCCGGCCCGCGGAGCTGCGCCGCCTGCGCGACGGCGTGGAGCGAAACCTCTCCGGCCTCATCGGCCCGGTGCTGGCGCGGCTCGCGGTGGGCGAAGCGCTGCGGCTGGACCCCGGCGCGCGCACGGCCCTGGCGGATCAACTGCGCTTCGTGGAGGAGCGGCTGCGCGACGCGCGCGACATGCGCGGCCCCCTGCGCGAGCTGGAGGTCGTGCGCCGCTACCTCTACCGCATCCTGGAGGACCTGCCCCTGGGCGTGTGCGCCATGGGTCCCGACGGCGAGGTCGTCATCTGGAACGCCGCGCTGGAGGCGCTGTCGGGCGTGCCCATGGACTCCGCGCGGGGTGTGCCGCTCGCGCGCCTGCCGGAGCCTTGGGGGCCGCTGTTCGCGGAGCTCGCGCGGGCCCCTGGCGGCGACGACGAGGTGCGCGTGACCGTGGGTGGCAAGCAGCGCCTGCTGCGCCTGCACCGCTCGCGGCTGGCGCCCTCGGACGACGCCAGCGGCGGGGAGACGGGCATCACGTTCCTGGTGGAGGACTGGACGGAGCGCAAGGCGGTGGACGCGCGGCTCGCGCACCAGGACCGGCTCGCGTCGCTGGGCCGGGTGGCCGCGGGCGTGGCGCATGAGATTGGCAACCCGCTCACCGCCATCGCCAGCATCAGCCAGAACCTCAAATATGAATTGGAGGACCCGGAGGCCGTGCGCGAGCGCGTGGGGCTCATCCTCCAGCAGTGCCGCCGCATCGACACCATCGTCCGGGCGCTGGTGGGCTTCGGCCACTCGGGCACGGTCGGCGGCGAGTCCCGGCCCTTCACGCGCGTGGCGGTGGGCCCGCTGCTCGCGGAGGCCGCGCAGCTGGCCCGGCTGTCTCGCAAGGCGCGCGACGTGGCGTGCACGCACCAGAGCCCGGACGGGCTGGACGTGCGCGGCGACGCGCAGCGGCTGGAGCAGGTGCTGGTGAACCTCTTGACCAACGCCATCGACGCGTCGCCCGCGGGCTCGCGCGTGGAGCTGTTGGCGGAAGCCTCTGGAGACCAGGTGCGCATCCAGGTGGAGGACCGGGGCCACGGCATCGCCCCGGAGCTGTCGCAACGCATCTTCGAGCCGTTCTTCACCACCAAGCAGCCCGGCGAAGGCACCGGCCTGGGCCTCACGCTGGTGGAGGGCATCGTGCGCGAGCACGGCGGCACGCTGCGCATCGAGGCCCGTCACGACGGCGGCACCCGCGTGACGCTCAGCCTGCCCCGCGCGGACGTGCTGAAGCAGGAGGCCTCCGCTTGAGCCGCATCCTGGTCATCGAGGACGAACCCATCATCCGCACGGAGCTGCGAAGGCTGCTCACCCGCGCGGGCCACGACGTGGCGGAAGCCGGCGCCGTCCCGGAGGCCGCGGCCGAGCACGCGCTGGACGCCTTCGACCTGGTCATCTCCGACCTGCGCCTGCCCGGGCCGCCGGGCACGGACATCATCGCGCTGTGTCCGGGCGTGCCGGTGCTCATCATGACCAGCTTCGCCACGGTGAAGTCCGCCGTGGACGCGATGAAGCTGGGCGCGGTGGACTACATCGCGAAGCCCTTCGACCACGACGAGCTGCTGCTCCAGGTGGAGCGCGTGCTGCGCGAGGGCCGCCTCACCCGCCAGAACGCCGCCCTCAAGCGCGAGGTGGAGCAGACCTGGTCCCCCGGCGGCATGGTGGGCAACTCCCCCGCCATGCGCGACGTGTTCGAGCGCGTGCGCAAGGTGGCCCCGTCCGCCGCCACCGTGCTGGTGCTGGGCGAGTCCGGCACCGGCAAGGAGCTGGTGGCCCGCGCCGTCCACGCGCAGAGCCCGCGCGCGGAAGGGCCTCTCATCGCGGTCAACTGCGCCGCCATCCCCGAGGGCCTGCTGGAGAGCGAGCTGTTCGGCCACGAGAAGGGCGCCTTCACCGGCGCACAGGCCGCGCACGCTGGACTCGTAGAGGCCGCGCACGGCGGCACGCTCTTCCTGGATGAGATTGGCGAGCTGCCCGCGCCCGCGCAGGCGCGGCTGTTGCGCATGCTCCAGGACGGCGAGGTGCGGCGGGTGGGCGCCACGCGTTCGCGCAAGGTGGACGTGCGCATCCTCGCGGCCACGCACCGCGACCTGCCCCGCCGCGTGCAGGAGGGGCTGTTCCGCCAGGACCTCTACTTCCGCCTGCGCGTCGTCGAAATCCGCCTGCCGCCCCTGCGCGAGCGCGGCGAGGACGTGCCCGCGCTGGCGAAGCACCTGCTGGAGCGGGCCAGCCGCCGCATCGGGCGCCCGCCCGCTTCGCTGGCTCCGGACGCGCTGGCTGCCATCGCGCAGCACCCGTGGCCGGGCAACGTGCGCGAGTTGGAGAACGCCATCGAGCGCGCGGTCATCCTCGCGGACGGGCCGCTCCTCACCGCCGACCTGCTGGCGCTGGAGCCGCCGGGCGGACCGGGCTCGGACGGCAATCCCCCCGCGCTGGAGGAGACGGACTTCCCGACCGTCCCGGTGAGCGAGGACCCACGCTCGCCCGACTCCATGGAGGAGTACTTCCGCCGCTTCGTGCTGGAGCACCAGGACCGCATGGGCGAGACGGAGCTGGCGCGCCGGCTGGGCATCAGCCGCAAGACACTCTGGGAGAAGCGCCAGCGGCTGGGCATCCCGCGCACCCGCGCCTGACGCGTCTCCTGAGCCCCCGGGCGGGTGTTACGACGCGGTGCACGAATCGTTACGGGGGGTAACGCCCTGTCACCTTCCGCCACATCCTGACGCGGCGAGCCAACCCCCAAGGTCTTGAAACCCGGAGCGCGCCCGGGTGGAACGGGCGTTGCTCAGGGGATGGGGACCCATGCGCCCCGCCCCCCATCCCCTTTCGCGGTTCCTGGTGCTCACGGCCCTGCTGACCGCGCTGCCGGCGGCGGCGGGCAAGATTCAGTTGGGCGAGGACGCGGTCCTCAACGTGGACGTGCTGCTGCATCCGCAGATGCAGCTCATCAAGGACGGCGCGCCCACGGGCGGCGTGGGGACGGACTTCTTCCTGCGCCGCGTGCGGCTGCTCGTCTTCGGCAACATCACGAAGAAGCTGTCGTTCTTCATCGACACGGACCAGCCGAACTTCGGCAAGAACGGCGACTACAACGTCGCCTTCTACATCCAGGACGCGACGGTCGCGTACGAGTTCGCCGACAAGACGTGGGTGGAGGCGGGCTTCATCCTCGCGCCGCTGTCGCACCACGCACTGCAGGGCGCCATCGCGCTCCAGACGGTGGACTACCACTCCGACATCATTCGCTACCCGTTGGGCGTGGGAAAGGTGTGGCGCGACATGGGCGTCCAGGTGCGCGGCTTCGCGGGCCCGTGGACGTACCGCGCCGCCATCCTCAACGGCGTGGAGGGCGCGAAGCTGGAGAATGGCCAGACGGTCAACGCGGACGACCTGCCGCGCGTCGTGGGCACCGTGCGCTACAACGTCTGGGGCCGCGAGTACGACCAGTTCCTGCGCGGCATCTACTTCACGGACCAGCCCATGCTGTCGTTCGGCGTGGGCGGTGACTACCAGTACCACGCCATCGCCACCGCCTCCGGCATCCACGACGCGGTGGCGCTGGCGGCGGACGTGTTCCTGGACATCCCCATCGGCGACAACCAGGAGTTCGTCTTCCAGAGCAACGTCTTCTCCTGGCAGCAGGGCTTCGACAACGTGCGCAGCGGCACCGGCTTCTTCGTGGAGCTGGGCTACCGCATCGGCATCGTCGAGCCCGTCTTCTCCAGCGAGTACTTCAACGGGCGCGTGCCGCAGACGGACCTGCTCACGTTCAAGCCCGGCCTCAACCTCTGGTTCCAGAAGCACACCTTCAACCTGAAGACGGAGGTGGCCGTGTCGCGCGTGGGAGACATCGCCCACACGACCACGGGCATCACCGGCACCGCCCAGCTCCAGCTCTTCTACTGAGGACTCCCCCCATGGCCACCGACACGGATTCGCTCTTCCAGCCCAAGGAAG
This DNA window, taken from Corallococcus coralloides DSM 2259, encodes the following:
- a CDS encoding P1 family peptidase, whose amino-acid sequence is MELRPAVLLGLLCVLPITSSARPRSSDLGIPFGGQPGALNAITDVKGVEVGHVTLNTGAQVRTGVTAVLPRGREAVAQPVFAATHDLNGSGEMTGTHWVKESGLLSGPVMISDTHAVGAVHEGVITWAQKRDLTWELGLPVVAETWDGFLHDIDGFHVRPLHAMQALDAARPGPVTEGSVGGGTGMICHGFKGGIGTASRKLPAEQGGYTLGVLVQCNYGSRRLFSVAGAPVGEEIPDLRSCYFGDAPPKGPYRANLPPCSRRASAGPPPPEGMGSIIVVVATDAPLLPHQLDRVARRVPLAIGKLGGLGENASGDIFLAFSTQPVSSTHVAPVSMLDNERMTPLFEATVQATQEAILNSMLASDTMTGFQSVRVHGLPPERLVKALRKYGRLPPAPKPTK
- a CDS encoding imm11 family protein; the protein is MPRHFFELDFDIEAPGRWYLREPNDVDGKPVPDIWAFVSGKTVTDPGPLRVPLSRPGQPLDFDKTTVAGTPIVSGRIASVFRELAPHDVQLFPVEVQGQPEPFYLLNVMRVIRCIDDAACEEARLWTPEDGRPDKVGEYHVVSGLRIDTSKVGDAVVFRPWGYLLPIILNGELKAALEQTGIVGGKFVEV
- a CDS encoding AHH domain-containing protein, with translation MKLWVMAALLWLTAGCATTRVVNLDTGRGRPIAYTPAETKPVRIDEEAFKDAVTQLVLELKLDVAVREEGRRSLLASSGGIVDGVRGRQQLRLSDDFPLDPMARWRMALSFALDTVWEGVADAVEDLMDPAALRTMVTAMIGTAMVMLVAPEPITKLIAVVLTASLIAYLGTGPVWNLGQAFLRLMDESRDASDEAALKEAGHRFGRVLGANGARVLVIVAMTALGGRNAMAAQAPRMPGFPQAALRAEVEGGFQLSRVLAGEVRSISVSSAGVLNVTLAPTAVAAVAMGPGGGGIQGDPEGDVHHICTDKNEVSEQSGGPWTPIFEDLFQTAGMKLSDAANQVRIQGHRGPHPREYHAEVLRRLRLVMQGCQETGQCRAALVDELARIAKELVTAGTKLRKLITKNPRG
- a CDS encoding dihydrofolate reductase family protein, giving the protein MRKLTYYVATSLDGFIASPTGAYDYFSTEQDYFDAIAAEYPETLPAGYRAFKGITGPGKHFDTVLEGRNTYQVGLDAGVTNAYPHLEHYVFSRTLTKSPDPAVNLSSTPLATVRELKARDGLGIWLCGGGALAAELLPEIDALIIKVNPVMVGQGIRLLDAGYAPHRLRLTGTRTLDCGVVFLSYDHLKP
- a CDS encoding sensor histidine kinase is translated as MRSPLDDSQPPSSASGGDIAYASPSAARDMGAQLRLFIDSVKDYAILTLDPAGNIMSWNTGAERIKGYRSEEILGQHFSRFYTPEDIARGKPQQDLEVVNREGRLEEEGWRVRKDHSLFWANVVITAMRDTQGQLVGYGQVTRDFTERKLAQEQLLQSEERFRLLVEHIQDYAIYMLDADGRVSTWNAGAERFKQYKAEEIIGQHFSRFFPPEDVARGKPWYALQVATREGHFEEEAWRVRKDGSLFWASVVITALHDPSGKLRGFAKVTRDITQRKQNQERRELEMLRDAVRARDEFLSVASHELKTPLTPLQLKLTALLRTVENNPSATLPVERIARDLEVARRQVRKLSDLIEDLLDVSRISMGQLRLDRAPMDLTSLAREVVTRYAPQSAQVGCTVTLEAATPIMGHWDRSRVDQVITNLLTNALKYGAGKPIHVRVRMDAGLAVLSVKDEGIGIPLEDQPRVFERFVRAVSERNYGGLGLGLFITQQIIEAHGGIVQVRSTLGEGSTFTVMLPPGPDLTPEPDAPPEP